A window of the Natronomonas salina genome harbors these coding sequences:
- a CDS encoding helix-turn-helix transcriptional regulator: MAPSTDDRECDVASLADTLRKRAPLLARLADGPRDQRDLRDELGVSRSTVYKSVSELEEAGLVVECEAGYALTEFGRLAWQRHDAYLARLRRLDEARPLLEAIPEDRQLPPSLFEHGRIIVPGRHAPERPLVRLEELGADADHLRVASPAGMPRYLEVLHENVADGAQTVTMIVEGDALGRLESGYDRFEAAVDTDGLDLRTVADELPFAVALFDDALGLFAYEDVMVGAAFTGDEDALRWGRRVFDRIRDRSEPV, from the coding sequence ATGGCTCCGTCGACGGACGACCGCGAGTGCGACGTCGCCTCGCTCGCGGACACGCTGCGCAAGCGCGCGCCGCTGCTGGCCCGGCTGGCCGACGGCCCCCGCGACCAGCGGGACCTCCGCGACGAGCTGGGGGTCTCCCGGTCGACGGTGTACAAGTCGGTCTCGGAGCTCGAGGAGGCGGGGCTCGTGGTCGAGTGCGAGGCGGGCTACGCGCTGACGGAGTTCGGCCGCCTCGCCTGGCAGCGCCACGACGCGTACCTGGCGCGGCTCCGGCGGCTCGACGAGGCCCGCCCGCTGCTGGAAGCGATCCCGGAGGACCGGCAGCTCCCGCCGTCGCTGTTCGAGCACGGCCGCATCATCGTCCCCGGACGCCACGCCCCCGAGCGACCGCTGGTCCGCCTCGAGGAACTGGGCGCCGACGCCGACCACCTCCGCGTCGCCTCGCCGGCCGGCATGCCGCGCTACCTCGAGGTGCTCCACGAGAACGTGGCCGACGGGGCGCAGACGGTGACGATGATCGTCGAGGGCGACGCGCTCGGCCGACTGGAGTCCGGTTACGACCGCTTCGAGGCGGCCGTCGACACCGACGGCCTCGACCTCCGCACGGTCGCCGACGAACTCCCGTTCGCGGTCGCCCTCTTCGACGACGCCCTCGGGCTGTTCGCCTACGAGGACGTCATGGTCGGCGCCGCGTTCACCGGCGACGAGGACGCCCTCCGGTGGGGCCGGCGGGTCTTCGACCGCATCCGGGACCGCTCGGAGCCGGTGTAA
- a CDS encoding HVO_0234 family beta-propeller protein, producing MSDEDISIDEKRVYADKAETTTAFVATGVGVARVEVSDDIVGEFALEHRGAATDLAAADGRLAVATPEDVLVSDGESFAETGFGPADAVGFHDGFVAAGDGTVARLSDGEWTTLGQVEDVRSIDGDMVAAASGVHRLDGTHVGLDGANDVSTVADPLAATDGGLYYLANGWMAAADGAFEVVAGRADGRAHAATAESLYERAAEGEAWTPVDLPAGGPVADVAYGDATYAVTRDGTFLADAGDGWRHRSLGLPDVSAVAVVY from the coding sequence ATGAGCGACGAGGACATCAGCATCGACGAGAAGCGGGTCTACGCCGACAAGGCCGAAACCACGACGGCGTTCGTCGCGACGGGCGTAGGCGTCGCGCGCGTCGAGGTCTCCGACGACATCGTCGGCGAGTTCGCCCTGGAGCACCGCGGCGCCGCGACAGACCTCGCGGCCGCCGACGGCCGCCTCGCCGTGGCCACGCCCGAGGACGTCCTGGTCAGCGACGGCGAATCCTTCGCGGAGACCGGCTTCGGTCCCGCGGACGCCGTCGGGTTCCACGACGGATTCGTCGCGGCAGGCGACGGCACGGTCGCTCGACTGTCAGATGGCGAGTGGACGACGCTCGGACAGGTCGAGGACGTCCGGTCGATCGACGGCGACATGGTCGCGGCCGCGTCGGGCGTCCACCGACTCGACGGCACCCACGTCGGGCTCGACGGCGCCAACGACGTCTCGACGGTCGCCGACCCGCTGGCGGCGACCGACGGCGGGCTCTACTACCTCGCCAACGGCTGGATGGCGGCCGCCGACGGCGCCTTCGAGGTCGTCGCCGGACGCGCGGACGGCCGCGCGCACGCGGCGACAGCCGAGTCGCTGTACGAACGCGCCGCGGAGGGTGAGGCGTGGACGCCCGTCGACCTCCCCGCCGGCGGACCGGTGGCCGACGTGGCCTACGGCGACGCGACCTACGCCGTCACCCGCGACGGCACGTTCCTCGCGGACGCCGGCGACGGCTGGCGACACCGTTCGCTTGGGCTCCCGGACGTCTCGGCGGTGGCCGTCGTGTACTGA
- a CDS encoding DUF373 family protein has translation MLLILCVDLDDDLGRKTGFETPVVGRDAVEDAAVALATADPEDSDVNVCFEGVHLHDRIDDESVEVAVVTGTAKADVSANRKVGDEVDTVLASLSTGEDVRALVVTDGAQDESVLPVIRSRVPIDGVRRVVVRQAQDLESMYYTFKQVLDDPETRGTILIPLGILLLIYPVAIVADYVGLPGSTFGVISALLGLYVLFRGLGLEDAIDDTIERLRVGLFGGRVQLITWVVAAALSAVGVAAGMETVDDLLADPEALTATTAFVYGAVQWVAAAGIVAALGRITDEYLAGSFRWRYLNAPFYVLAIAVVLHGLSAFFLTRPEAGLSYLAITLTAGTLLGLASTLAFAVVEQHYSPDRDSEVVG, from the coding sequence ATGCTGCTCATCCTGTGTGTCGACCTCGACGACGACCTCGGCCGGAAGACCGGCTTCGAGACGCCGGTCGTCGGCCGCGACGCCGTCGAGGACGCCGCCGTCGCCCTCGCGACCGCCGACCCCGAGGACTCCGACGTCAACGTCTGCTTCGAGGGCGTCCACCTCCACGACCGCATCGACGACGAGTCCGTCGAGGTGGCGGTCGTCACCGGCACCGCGAAGGCCGATGTCTCCGCCAACCGGAAGGTCGGCGACGAGGTCGACACCGTCCTCGCGTCGCTGTCGACCGGCGAGGACGTCCGCGCGCTCGTCGTCACCGACGGCGCCCAGGACGAGTCCGTCCTGCCCGTCATCCGCTCGCGGGTGCCCATCGACGGCGTCCGGCGCGTCGTCGTCCGGCAGGCCCAGGACCTCGAGTCGATGTACTACACGTTCAAGCAGGTGCTCGACGACCCCGAGACCCGGGGGACCATCCTCATCCCGCTGGGCATCCTGCTGCTCATCTACCCGGTCGCCATCGTCGCCGACTACGTGGGGTTGCCGGGGTCGACCTTCGGCGTCATCTCGGCGCTGCTCGGCCTCTACGTCCTCTTCCGGGGGCTCGGGTTGGAGGACGCCATCGACGACACGATCGAGCGGCTCCGCGTCGGGCTCTTCGGCGGCCGCGTCCAACTCATCACCTGGGTCGTCGCCGCGGCGCTGTCGGCCGTCGGGGTCGCCGCCGGGATGGAGACCGTCGACGACCTGCTGGCCGACCCGGAGGCGCTGACGGCCACCACGGCGTTCGTCTACGGCGCCGTCCAGTGGGTCGCCGCCGCCGGCATCGTCGCCGCGCTCGGCCGCATCACCGACGAGTACCTCGCCGGGAGCTTCCGGTGGCGCTACCTCAACGCGCCGTTCTACGTCCTCGCCATCGCCGTCGTCCTCCACGGCCTGAGCGCGTTCTTCCTCACGCGGCCCGAGGCGGGGCTGTCCTACCTGGCGATCACGCTGACGGCCGGGACCCTCCTGGGGCTGGCGAGCACCCTCGCCTTCGCCGTCGTCGAACAGCACTACTCGCCCGACCGCGACTCCGAGGTCGTCGGCTAG
- a CDS encoding DUF6517 family protein has protein sequence MQPTRRQLLAGAGAGLATGLAGCSGQLTAEGAAFDAAEVSLAASVQSETGYSHYRTEDLTVTREFSRFGFSRSVEVTNSVAEYDKAVDLSLLGQRVQAAIFATLSTPQVDILGKSFNPVAEMSTREIAGMLQEHYENVNDVREDTSFESTVAGETATVTRFTAAATLVELGVSVDIYLYVSEAVELGGDFVVGLAAHPRAFGEERDTVEALLGGIDHG, from the coding sequence ATGCAACCGACTCGACGACAACTGCTGGCGGGCGCGGGCGCCGGACTGGCGACGGGGCTGGCCGGCTGTTCCGGCCAACTGACCGCCGAGGGGGCGGCCTTCGACGCCGCCGAGGTCTCCCTGGCCGCGAGCGTCCAGAGCGAGACTGGCTACAGCCACTACCGCACGGAGGACCTGACCGTCACCCGGGAGTTCAGCCGGTTCGGCTTCAGCCGGAGCGTTGAGGTGACGAACTCCGTGGCCGAGTACGACAAGGCCGTCGACCTCTCGCTGCTGGGCCAGCGGGTCCAGGCGGCGATCTTCGCGACGCTGTCGACCCCGCAGGTCGACATCCTCGGGAAGTCGTTCAACCCGGTGGCGGAGATGTCGACCCGCGAGATCGCGGGCATGCTCCAGGAGCACTACGAGAACGTGAACGACGTCCGCGAGGACACCAGCTTCGAGTCGACCGTCGCCGGTGAGACGGCCACCGTCACGCGCTTCACCGCGGCGGCGACGCTCGTCGAGCTGGGCGTGAGCGTCGACATCTACCTCTACGTCAGCGAAGCCGTCGAACTCGGCGGGGACTTCGTGGTCGGGCTCGCGGCCCACCCCCGGGCCTTCGGCGAGGAGCGGGACACCGTCGAGGCGCTGCTCGGTGGTATCGACCACGGATAG
- a CDS encoding radical SAM protein, which yields MISKGCEQCAVGGKMVLFVYGYCDQRDCFYCPLGENRKNVEQVYANERPVESDEDVIQEAKRMDALGSSITGGEPQEVLERTCHYLELLKDEFGEDHHTHLYTGITGGRENMRRLSEAGLDEIRFHPPLELWGDLHGTEWEEILYIAREEGLTPAFEIPGVRAETEFLEFLDEGAADFCNINEFEMSDGNYRRMQEEGFELEEGHMSAVEGSKDDAILEEMASHEKVYFCTSVFKDAAQHRSRLKRMARNVRREFDEITDDGTIVYGKTWVTEQRLQQLGVPEEFYAVKSDHVELAWWLLEEMVDDGDVDDGEIVEQYPTYDGTVVERTPLSADRTAAGDRSAAGD from the coding sequence ATGATCTCGAAGGGCTGCGAACAGTGCGCCGTGGGGGGCAAGATGGTGCTCTTCGTCTACGGCTACTGCGACCAGCGAGACTGCTTCTACTGTCCGCTCGGCGAGAACCGCAAGAACGTCGAGCAGGTCTACGCCAACGAGCGGCCCGTCGAGTCGGACGAGGACGTCATCCAGGAGGCCAAACGGATGGACGCGCTGGGCTCCTCCATCACGGGCGGGGAGCCCCAGGAGGTCCTCGAGCGCACCTGCCACTACCTCGAACTGCTCAAGGACGAGTTCGGCGAGGACCACCACACGCACCTCTACACCGGCATCACGGGCGGCCGCGAGAACATGCGCCGGCTCTCGGAGGCCGGTCTCGACGAGATCCGGTTCCACCCGCCCCTGGAGCTGTGGGGCGACCTGCACGGCACCGAGTGGGAGGAGATCCTCTATATCGCCCGCGAGGAGGGACTGACGCCGGCGTTCGAGATCCCCGGCGTCCGCGCGGAGACCGAGTTCCTGGAGTTCCTCGACGAGGGCGCCGCCGACTTCTGCAACATCAACGAGTTCGAGATGTCCGACGGCAACTACCGCAGGATGCAGGAGGAGGGCTTCGAACTCGAGGAGGGCCACATGTCCGCCGTCGAGGGGTCGAAGGACGACGCCATCCTCGAGGAGATGGCCTCCCACGAGAAGGTGTACTTCTGTACGAGCGTCTTCAAGGACGCAGCCCAGCACCGCTCGCGGCTGAAGCGGATGGCCCGGAACGTCCGCCGGGAGTTCGACGAGATCACCGACGACGGCACCATCGTCTACGGGAAGACCTGGGTGACCGAGCAGCGCCTGCAGCAGCTCGGCGTCCCGGAGGAGTTCTACGCCGTCAAGTCCGACCACGTCGAGCTGGCGTGGTGGCTGCTCGAGGAGATGGTCGACGACGGCGACGTCGACGACGGCGAGATCGTCGAGCAGTACCCCACCTACGACGGTACCGTCGTCGAGCGGACGCCGCTGTCGGCGGACCGGACGGCCGCCGGCGACCGGTCGGCAGCAGGGGACTGA
- a CDS encoding cupin domain-containing protein: MGYHLVDPDELDQWDDRPADVRSLSAAAGYDYQDSKLGLRVYDLAPGEQAPLTYHYHDEQVEAFYVLDGTLHVETPEEELAVETDQALVVDPGSPQRAFNPPGADAHVRVLAVGAPSADDAHPFDPDDGD, from the coding sequence ATGGGCTACCACCTCGTCGACCCCGACGAACTCGACCAGTGGGACGACCGGCCGGCCGACGTCCGGTCGCTGAGCGCCGCCGCGGGCTACGACTACCAGGACTCGAAGCTCGGCCTGCGCGTCTACGACCTGGCGCCCGGCGAGCAGGCACCGCTGACCTACCACTACCACGACGAGCAGGTCGAGGCGTTCTACGTCCTCGACGGGACGCTCCACGTCGAGACGCCGGAGGAGGAGCTGGCCGTCGAGACCGACCAGGCCCTCGTCGTCGACCCCGGCAGTCCCCAGCGAGCGTTCAATCCCCCCGGCGCCGACGCCCACGTCCGAGTCCTCGCCGTCGGGGCCCCGTCGGCCGACGACGCCCACCCCTTCGACCCCGACGACGGCGACTGA
- a CDS encoding TRAM domain-containing protein, whose protein sequence is MPDCPLADECPSFSERIEGMGCQHYGDRGGAEWCNHYSQPIKDLKQQPVQIGEEVVVDVEDIHESGAGVGRTEDGFIVMVDGVLPEARAKVRITEVRSNHARADEVERLPMDEDEEEEDDDADEAEAGDEDESEESDKKSQRERALDRERLGSRENFWGN, encoded by the coding sequence ATGCCGGACTGCCCACTCGCGGACGAGTGCCCCAGTTTCTCCGAGCGGATCGAGGGGATGGGGTGTCAACACTACGGCGACCGCGGCGGCGCCGAGTGGTGCAATCACTACAGCCAGCCCATCAAGGACCTGAAACAGCAGCCCGTCCAGATCGGCGAGGAGGTCGTCGTCGACGTCGAGGACATCCACGAGTCCGGGGCCGGCGTCGGCCGCACCGAGGACGGCTTCATCGTGATGGTCGACGGCGTGCTGCCGGAGGCCCGCGCGAAGGTCCGCATCACCGAGGTCCGTTCGAACCACGCCCGCGCCGACGAGGTCGAGCGCCTCCCGATGGACGAGGATGAGGAGGAGGAGGACGACGACGCGGACGAAGCCGAGGCGGGCGACGAGGACGAGAGCGAGGAATCGGACAAGAAGAGCCAGCGCGAGCGTGCACTGGACCGCGAGCGGCTGGGCAGCCGCGAGAACTTCTGGGGCAACTGA
- a CDS encoding Tfx family DNA-binding protein, producing MSLPDVDELLERAGFDADESVLTRRQAEVLALRERDVAQADIAESLGTSRANVSSIESSARGNVAKARETVAFAEALTAPVQLTVEAGTDLYDVPNMVYSACDEAGLKVNRTAPELMKLVGDAAGDAVHGREVRREITVTVTSDGTVRVRE from the coding sequence ATGAGTCTCCCCGACGTCGACGAACTGCTCGAGCGAGCGGGCTTCGATGCCGACGAGAGCGTCCTGACGCGCCGGCAAGCGGAGGTGCTCGCGCTGCGCGAACGCGACGTCGCGCAGGCCGACATCGCCGAGTCGCTGGGCACCTCGCGGGCGAACGTCTCCAGCATCGAGTCCAGCGCCCGCGGGAACGTGGCGAAGGCCCGCGAGACCGTCGCCTTCGCCGAGGCGCTGACGGCGCCGGTCCAGCTGACCGTCGAGGCCGGCACCGACCTCTACGACGTGCCGAACATGGTCTACTCCGCCTGCGACGAGGCGGGCCTGAAGGTCAACCGGACGGCCCCGGAGCTGATGAAGCTCGTCGGCGACGCCGCCGGCGACGCCGTCCACGGGCGGGAGGTCCGCCGGGAGATCACCGTCACCGTCACGAGCGACGGGACGGTCCGCGTGCGGGAGTGA
- a CDS encoding response regulator — protein sequence MDSCPAPPREAQILLVEDNPGDVRLIEEAFHDGHINNNIHTITDGKDALDFINREGDYEDAPRPDVVLLDLNLPRVDGEDVLHDIKHHPELEDVPVIVLTGLDEDLIESRDLDHDADEDAVLKKPVDPGEFVDVIREFENFRLSVVRTD from the coding sequence ATGGATAGCTGCCCCGCCCCGCCCCGGGAGGCCCAGATACTGCTGGTCGAGGACAATCCCGGGGACGTCCGTCTCATCGAGGAGGCGTTCCACGACGGACACATCAACAACAACATCCACACCATCACCGACGGAAAGGACGCGCTGGACTTCATCAACCGGGAGGGCGACTACGAGGACGCGCCCCGGCCGGACGTCGTCCTGCTGGACCTGAACCTCCCCCGCGTGGACGGCGAGGACGTCCTCCACGACATCAAGCACCACCCGGAACTGGAGGACGTCCCCGTCATCGTCCTGACCGGGCTCGACGAGGACCTCATCGAGTCCCGCGACCTCGACCACGACGCCGACGAGGACGCGGTCCTCAAGAAGCCGGTCGACCCCGGGGAGTTCGTCGACGTGATCCGCGAGTTCGAGAACTTCCGGCTGTCCGTCGTCCGTACCGACTGA
- a CDS encoding Lrp/AsnC family transcriptional regulator — translation MSDSLDATDRGVLYMLQQNARETTTTDIAQEVDVSPSTVRNRIDDLVDRGVIKGYVPVIDYEKAGFELRILFTCTASKQPTDEFVREILDQHGIVSVRKLLAGDQNLHVEAVGTSTDDVSQIAQTLQECGLEIVRSEVLEEEALQPFDHFGKEVADDG, via the coding sequence ATGAGCGACAGTTTGGACGCGACGGACCGAGGCGTCCTGTACATGCTCCAGCAGAACGCCCGCGAGACGACGACGACCGATATCGCACAGGAGGTCGACGTCTCCCCGAGCACCGTCCGGAACCGCATCGACGACCTGGTGGACCGCGGCGTCATCAAGGGCTACGTCCCCGTGATCGACTACGAGAAGGCGGGCTTCGAACTCCGGATCCTCTTCACCTGCACGGCGTCGAAGCAGCCCACCGACGAGTTCGTCCGCGAGATCCTCGACCAGCACGGCATCGTCTCCGTCCGGAAACTCCTGGCCGGCGACCAGAACCTCCACGTCGAGGCCGTCGGCACCAGCACCGACGACGTCTCCCAGATCGCCCAGACCCTCCAGGAGTGCGGCCTGGAGATCGTCCGCTCGGAGGTCCTGGAGGAGGAGGCGCTCCAGCCGTTCGACCACTTCGGGAAGGAGGTGGCGGACGACGGGTGA
- a CDS encoding SDR family oxidoreductase yields the protein MDLGIDGNAAIVTAGTAGLGLASAEALAEAGCDVAICGRDEDRLSRAESRVDEAGPGDVLALRADITEKDDVESFVGSAVDEFGRLDHVVTSAGGPPSGSFLDTDDEDWYDAYDLLVMSVVRTVRTAHPPLVEDGGGTIVNITSRSVQEVIDDLVLSNSVRRGVIGLMKSLSHDLAPEVRANAVLPGAHETSRIEELVEDAVERGDYEDYEAGLADWSEGVPLERVGDPRELGETVAWLSSDRSSYVNGAAVPVDGGSTRSV from the coding sequence ATGGACCTCGGAATCGACGGGAACGCGGCGATAGTGACGGCAGGAACCGCCGGCCTGGGGCTGGCCAGCGCAGAGGCGCTGGCGGAGGCCGGGTGCGACGTCGCCATCTGCGGGCGGGACGAGGACAGGCTCTCGCGGGCCGAGTCGCGGGTCGACGAGGCGGGCCCCGGCGACGTCCTCGCCCTCCGGGCGGACATCACCGAGAAGGACGACGTCGAGTCGTTCGTCGGCAGTGCAGTCGACGAGTTCGGGCGCCTCGACCACGTCGTCACGAGCGCGGGCGGTCCGCCCTCGGGGTCGTTCCTCGACACCGACGACGAGGACTGGTACGACGCCTACGACCTGCTGGTGATGAGCGTCGTCCGGACGGTGCGGACGGCCCATCCGCCGCTCGTCGAGGACGGCGGCGGCACCATCGTCAACATCACCTCGCGGTCGGTCCAGGAGGTCATCGACGACCTCGTGCTGTCGAACTCCGTCCGCCGGGGGGTCATCGGGCTGATGAAGTCCCTGTCCCACGACCTCGCGCCCGAGGTGCGCGCCAACGCGGTGCTCCCGGGCGCCCACGAGACGAGCCGCATCGAGGAGCTCGTCGAGGACGCCGTCGAGCGCGGCGACTACGAGGACTACGAGGCCGGGCTCGCCGACTGGTCGGAGGGCGTCCCGCTGGAGCGGGTCGGCGACCCCCGGGAGCTCGGGGAGACGGTGGCGTGGCTCTCCAGCGACCGGTCGTCGTACGTCAACGGCGCCGCGGTCCCCGTCGACGGGGGGTCTACCCGGAGCGTCTGA
- a CDS encoding universal stress protein, with amino-acid sequence MSRTGEGDPATYLVAYDGGESSERALRRATAFADRTGARLVVASVLPTDASLAETYDLTDDGAYDPDAAAERLRAAAADVAPGADFRAERVDAYAGRRRIAKVLSRVAGEADAEVVFVGGDDAGRVVQRLSRVDAGSDERDENDENDGFDVFVVRSA; translated from the coding sequence ATGAGCCGGACCGGCGAGGGCGACCCCGCGACCTACCTCGTCGCCTACGACGGCGGCGAGAGCTCCGAGCGGGCGCTCCGGCGCGCCACGGCGTTCGCCGACCGGACGGGCGCGCGGCTCGTCGTCGCGAGCGTCCTGCCGACCGACGCGTCCCTCGCGGAGACGTACGACCTCACCGACGACGGGGCGTACGACCCCGACGCGGCCGCCGAACGGCTCCGGGCGGCCGCCGCCGATGTCGCGCCCGGGGCCGACTTCCGCGCCGAGCGCGTCGACGCCTACGCCGGCCGGCGGCGGATCGCGAAGGTCCTCTCGCGGGTCGCCGGCGAGGCGGACGCCGAGGTGGTCTTCGTCGGCGGCGACGACGCCGGTCGCGTCGTCCAGCGGCTCTCGAGGGTCGACGCGGGGAGCGACGAGCGCGACGAGAACGACGAGAACGACGGGTTCGACGTCTTCGTCGTCCGTTCGGCTTGA
- a CDS encoding DUF7091 family protein translates to MSNRRRLERLVRTKLHSAGKQFEEARRAYSDAKTATLADLPTDDEGRARIVCRRYAEKRAVSLDEQARPACYDPDHRDCRGCVEDIRERRIETW, encoded by the coding sequence GTGAGCAACCGTCGTCGTCTCGAGCGGCTCGTCCGGACGAAGCTGCACTCCGCGGGCAAGCAGTTCGAGGAGGCCAGGCGCGCCTACAGCGACGCGAAGACCGCCACCCTCGCCGACCTCCCGACCGACGACGAGGGGCGGGCGCGGATCGTCTGCCGCCGCTACGCCGAGAAGCGCGCCGTCTCGCTCGACGAGCAGGCCCGCCCGGCCTGCTACGACCCCGACCACCGCGACTGCCGCGGCTGCGTCGAGGACATCCGCGAGCGCCGCATCGAGACCTGGTGA
- a CDS encoding hybrid sensor histidine kinase/response regulator: MSRQTRVLHVDDDAGFASLTASTLEGTGDGFEVVVENAAGDALERLADDAGDIDCIVSDYEMPGTDGLEFLQAVRTDHPDLPFVLFTGKGSEEVASDAFSAGATDYLQKGPGVDQFELLAKRIENVVSRWRARTDYRHIFEDATDGITVHDPDTGEILDANRRFCEMVGYDREDLLSASFGEFSATDRGYTQRRADEHVARVLDDGEQVFEWVVETAGGDDLPVEIRLKETTLRGRNCVLAIARDISDRKARERELRREQAFVEGLFDAIPDLVYALDETGTIVRWNDHAVEVTGYSGEEIGAMDATEMVGGEDVERVADAVGTVVSERRSVTLEVDVVTRDGTSIPYELVGAPLIDDAGDLRGIVGAGRDVSERLARERELERYEQIVDAVGDAVFELDHRGAFTEVNDYMAEMLGYDVEDLLGEHLAAVVSPADLETAKERQRALLAGEADYVTFELTAVTADGGPIPCEVRIALAPERAGTDRRGTVGVVRDVSDRKERERELERQNQRLEEFASIVSHDLKNPLTVAKGRIGLARADRDSEDLEIAASTLDRMETLVDRTLTLAREGRTVGETQPVDLSGVAEAAWSTGGDPGATLRLGDLPRDRGRPRPPPAPLREPLRERRRARRRRRDGHRRPPRRRVLRRRRRTRHPRGRTRRRPRGGLHDRPVGHRSRTGHRPPDRGGARMDRRRTRGGRRRGALRVHRRRPRRVTGFSSREALPAGGPYR; the protein is encoded by the coding sequence ATGAGCCGACAGACCCGGGTGCTGCACGTCGACGACGACGCCGGGTTCGCGTCCCTGACGGCCTCGACGCTCGAGGGGACCGGCGACGGGTTCGAGGTGGTCGTCGAGAACGCCGCCGGCGACGCTCTCGAGCGGCTCGCCGACGACGCCGGCGACATCGACTGCATCGTCAGCGACTACGAGATGCCGGGGACCGACGGCCTCGAGTTCCTGCAGGCCGTCCGGACCGACCACCCCGACCTCCCGTTCGTGCTGTTCACGGGGAAGGGCAGCGAGGAGGTCGCCAGCGACGCCTTCTCGGCCGGCGCCACCGACTACCTCCAGAAGGGCCCCGGCGTCGACCAGTTCGAACTGCTCGCCAAGCGGATCGAGAACGTCGTCTCGCGGTGGCGGGCCCGCACCGACTACCGGCACATCTTCGAGGACGCGACCGACGGGATCACCGTCCACGACCCCGACACGGGCGAGATCCTCGACGCGAACCGGCGGTTCTGCGAGATGGTCGGGTACGACCGCGAGGACCTGCTCTCGGCGTCCTTCGGCGAGTTCAGCGCCACCGACCGCGGCTACACCCAGCGGCGGGCCGACGAGCACGTCGCCCGCGTCCTGGACGACGGCGAGCAGGTCTTCGAGTGGGTCGTGGAGACGGCGGGCGGCGACGACCTGCCGGTGGAGATCCGCCTGAAGGAGACGACGCTCCGCGGGCGGAACTGCGTCCTCGCGATCGCGCGGGATATCTCCGACCGGAAGGCCAGGGAGCGGGAGCTCCGCCGCGAGCAGGCGTTCGTCGAGGGCCTCTTCGACGCCATCCCGGACCTCGTCTACGCCCTCGACGAGACGGGGACCATCGTCCGGTGGAACGACCACGCCGTCGAGGTGACGGGCTACTCGGGCGAGGAGATCGGGGCGATGGACGCCACCGAGATGGTCGGCGGCGAGGACGTCGAGCGGGTCGCCGACGCGGTCGGCACCGTGGTCTCGGAGCGGCGGTCGGTGACCCTCGAGGTGGACGTGGTGACCAGGGACGGCACGTCGATCCCGTACGAACTGGTCGGCGCGCCGCTGATCGACGACGCGGGCGACCTTCGCGGGATCGTCGGCGCGGGGCGGGACGTCTCCGAACGGCTGGCCAGGGAGCGCGAACTCGAGCGCTACGAGCAGATCGTCGACGCGGTCGGCGACGCGGTGTTCGAACTCGACCACCGGGGCGCGTTCACCGAGGTGAACGACTACATGGCCGAGATGCTCGGGTACGATGTCGAGGACCTCCTCGGCGAGCACCTCGCGGCGGTCGTCTCGCCGGCGGACCTCGAGACCGCGAAGGAGAGGCAGCGGGCGCTGCTGGCCGGGGAGGCCGACTACGTGACCTTCGAGTTGACGGCGGTGACCGCCGACGGCGGGCCGATCCCCTGCGAGGTCCGGATCGCGCTCGCCCCCGAGCGCGCGGGCACCGACCGCCGGGGGACCGTCGGCGTCGTCCGCGACGTCTCCGACCGCAAGGAGCGAGAGCGGGAGCTCGAGCGGCAGAACCAGCGGCTCGAGGAGTTCGCGAGTATCGTCTCCCACGACCTAAAGAACCCGCTGACCGTCGCCAAGGGCCGGATCGGGCTCGCCCGGGCCGACCGCGACAGCGAGGACCTCGAGATCGCCGCCTCGACCCTCGACCGGATGGAGACGCTCGTCGACCGGACGCTGACCCTGGCCCGGGAGGGCCGAACCGTCGGCGAGACCCAGCCCGTCGACCTGTCGGGGGTCGCCGAGGCCGCGTGGTCGACCGGCGGCGACCCCGGGGCCACCCTCCGGCTGGGGGACCTCCCCCGAGATCGAGGCCGACCCCGACCGCCTCCGGCACCTCTTCGAGAACCTCTACGGGAACGCCGTCGAGCACGGCGCCGCCGACGCGACGGTCACCGTCGACCCCCTCGACGGCGGGTTCTTCGTCGCCGACGACGGACCCGGCATCCCCGAGGACGAACGCGACGCCGTCCTCGAGGCGGGCTACACGACCGCCCGGTCGGGCACCGGTCTCGGACTGGCCATCGTCCGCCGGATCGCGGAGGCGCACGGATGGACCGTCGACGTACGCGAGGGGGCCGACGGCGGGGCGCGCTTCGAGTTCACCGACGTCGACCGCGTCGCGTGACCGGCTTCAGTTCCCGGGAGGCACTGCCCGCCGGCGGACCCTACCGTTAA